A DNA window from Arachis duranensis cultivar V14167 chromosome 3, aradu.V14167.gnm2.J7QH, whole genome shotgun sequence contains the following coding sequences:
- the LOC107479402 gene encoding uncharacterized protein LOC107479402 — MEESSQGHKQVEKTFTPPLPYPQKFNKETKDQHFPKFLEVFKKLEINIPLADALEQMPLYAKFLKELINKKRSWHEKETVLLTEECSAVIQRGIPPKLKDPGSFVVSCTIGKMTLDKALCDLGASINLMPLSMMRKLAIEELKPTRMSLVMADRSIKTPNGIVKNLLVKVGEFIFPADFVILDTEVEENNSIILVRPFLATARAIIDVEKGEMIFRVHNEQMVINVFKAMQHPPEQEDYMRVDMIESLMEEMLEANHHEQQKEEGEEDQEAWCTTNWRAKSKVEHSVRLIN; from the coding sequence ATGGAAGAATCATCTCAAGGACATAAGCAAGTGGAGAAGACTTTCACACCTCCCTTGCCATACCCTCAAAAGTTCaacaaggaaaccaaggatCAACACTTCCCCAAATTCCTTGAAGTTTTTAAGAAATTGGAAATTAACATCCCCCTGGCCGATGCATTAGAGCAGATGCCTCTATATGCTAAATTCTTGAAAGAACTTATCAATAAAAAGAGAAGTTGGCATGAGAAGGAAACAGTgcttctcactgaagaatgcagtgctgtGATTCAAAGGGGTATTCcaccaaagcttaaagatccagggagttttgtagtTTCATGTACCATAGGCAAGATGACATTAGACAAAGCTCTCTGTGATCTTGGTGCTAGTATCAATTTGATGCCCCTCTCAATGATGAgaaagcttgccatagaagaactcaaacctACTAGGATGTCATTGGTAATGGCCGAtagatcaatcaagacacccAATGGCATTGTGAAAAATCTATTGGTGAAGGTTGGagagtttatcttccctgcagattttgtgattttggacaCAGAAGTGGAAGAAAATAATTCAATCATTTTGGTAAGACCgtttctagccacagcaagagctatTATTGATGTGGAGAAGGGAGAAATGATCTTCAGGGTGCACAATGAGCAAATGGTCATCAATGTTTTCAAAGCAATGCAACACCCCCCTGAGCAAGAAGATTACATGAGAGTAGATATGATAgaaagtttgatggaagaaatGTTGGAAGCCAATCATCATGAGcaacaaaaagaagaaggggaagaagatcAGGAGGCTTGGTGCACAACAAATTGGAGGGCCAAAAGCAAGGTGGAGCACTCAGTTAGATTAATTAACTGA